In the genome of Mugil cephalus isolate CIBA_MC_2020 chromosome 21, CIBA_Mcephalus_1.1, whole genome shotgun sequence, one region contains:
- the emc7b gene encoding ER membrane protein complex subunit 7, producing the protein MWNRERISLLCVFVQAAFVVTRCFTDVETGPGAGVATQPNGDRFKIEGRAIVPGVKTQDWVSTARVLVEGEEYVGFLRTDGSFAVNDVPSGSYVVEIVTPTYRFEPVRVDITSKGKMRARLVNYIKTSEVIRQPYPLQIRAHGPHTYFMKRETWGWTDFLMNPMVMMMVLPLLIIVLLPKVVNTNDPEMRKEMEQSMNMLNPNPELPDVSELMTKLFSGSKGSSKAGSSSKGTRPAVKRR; encoded by the exons ATGTGGAACAGGGAGAGGATAtcgctgctgtgtgttttcGTGCAGGCTGCGTTCGTCGTGACGCGTTGCTTCACCGACGTGGAAACGGGGCCTGGGGCAGGTGTAGCGACGCAGCCGAACGGAGATCGGTTCAAAATCGAGGGCAGGGCGATCGTCCCCGGGGTGAAAACACAAGACTGGGTGTCCACGGCGCGGGTCCTAGTGGAAGGTGAAGAATATGTCGGATTTTTGAG AACCGATGGGAGTTTCGCTGTGAATGACGTCCCGTCGGGATCTTACGTCGTTGAAATCGTCACCCCCACCTATAGATTTGAGCCGGTGCGCGTGGATATCACATCCAAGGGGAAAATGAG GGCGCGCCTCGTCAACTACATCAAGACTTCAGAGGTCATCCGGCAGCCGTACCCGCTTCAGATCAGAGCTCACGGTCCTCACACCTACTTCATGAAGAGGGAAACCTGGGGCTGGACGGACTTCCTTATGAACCCAAtg GTTATGATGATGGTTCTGCCTCTGCTCATCATCGTTCTGCTGCCCAAGGTGGTCAACACCAATGACCCAGAGATGAGAAAG GAAATGGAGCAGTCCATGAACATGCTGAACCCCAACCCCGAGCTTCCTGACGTCTCCGAGCTCATGACCAAGCTCTTCTCTGGCTCCAAGGGCTCCAGCAaggcaggcagcagcagcaagggCACCAGGCCAGCTGTTAAGAGGAGGTAG
- the katnbl1 gene encoding KATNB1-like protein 1, with translation MAAGKHVWPREVFKVNQSKSNGFLRSCLQVSAEKNMKQVDIINKEELDKDRFQVHRVHSPGKAKRLSSCKRKGCALAEVGIKLHRGASDVGLSCDPGMANKENELTCSDDVRGIHCNDSRGLPVNSAEASKMAGASSKYSDFTELSKDHEAMTHVLFGRNLRLKVALTLWRRNASELVAYLLRIQDTSVLLDCLPVLTTNLQTEAPCLSLGCCVDLMPQVKVILGSKYEEHITVGLHWVQSVIRKWWPELSKNEKRLRDSCSEDRNIEVMKQRLKDLWKEGARLCLVPGSTGELAKAVEAYLSQLP, from the exons ATGGCAGCTGGTAAGCATGTTTGGCCACGGGAAGTCTTTAAGGTCAACCAGAGTAAATCCAATGGCTTTCTGCGATCCTGCCTGCAGGTTTCTGCTGAGAAGAACATGAAGCAG GTGGATATTATTAATAAGGAAGAATTAGATAAAGACAG ATTTCAGGTGCACAGAGTACACAGTCCAGGCAAAGCGAAGCGGCTGTCATCCTGCAAGAGGAAGGGTTGCGCGTTGGCGGAGGTGGGCATAAAGCTGCACCGCGGCGCCTCAGATGTAGGCCTCTCCTGTGATCCCGGCATGGCCAACAAAGAAAATGAGCTGACGTGCTCCGACGACGTGCGGGGCATTCACTGCAATGACAGCCGTGGGCTCCCGGTGAACTCTGCGGAGGCCTCCAAGATGGCAGGGGCCAGCTCCAAGTACAGCGACTTTACCGAG cTATCGAAGGACCACGAAGCTATGACTCACGTCCTTTTTGGAAGGAATCTTCGACTTAAAGTGGCCCTAACACTATGGCGAAGAAATGCCAGTGAATTAGTGGCCTACCTGTTAAG AATTCAAGACACAAGTGTACTGCTTGACTGCTTACCTGTCTTAACAACCAA CCTTCAAACTGAAGCACCATGTTTGTCACTTGGCTGCTGCGTTGACCTCATGCCCCAAGTCAAAGTGATTCTTGGCAGTAAATATGAAGA ACACATAACGGTGGGTTTACACTGGGTTCAATCCGTCATCAGGAAATGGTGGCCAGAACTTtctaaaaatgagaaaagactGCGGGACAGTTGTTCAGAAGACAG GAATATTGAAGTCATGAAGCAGCGACTGAAAGACTTGTGGAAGGAAGGAGCCCGATTGTGTTTGGTTCCAGGATCTACGGGAGAACTGGCAAAG GCCGTCGAGGCTTATCTATCACAGCTGCCCTGA